Proteins found in one Agaribacterium sp. ZY112 genomic segment:
- the yjgA gene encoding ribosome biogenesis factor YjgA — MTEDDFWDDPDYKSKTEIKSDMRELRALGLELAELPKKILDTVPMSEELRYAIDEYRRITHKNALKRQASFIGKLIRKEEDAGEALKASLESIKQERHKTTRQLHVVEQWRERLIDQGNEAFNEFVSQFPNCDRQQLRNLLRNAQKDKSQNKPPANARKLFKLVQQVLAEA; from the coding sequence ATGACCGAAGACGATTTTTGGGACGACCCCGACTATAAAAGTAAAACCGAGATAAAAAGTGACATGCGTGAGCTCAGAGCACTAGGCCTTGAGCTTGCCGAGCTACCGAAAAAGATTCTCGACACTGTGCCGATGAGTGAAGAGCTGCGTTACGCGATTGATGAATACCGCCGCATCACCCATAAAAACGCATTAAAACGCCAAGCCTCATTTATTGGCAAGCTCATTCGTAAAGAGGAGGATGCAGGAGAAGCGTTAAAAGCCAGCTTAGAAAGCATCAAACAAGAGCGCCACAAAACAACTCGACAGTTACATGTTGTGGAGCAATGGCGAGAGCGCCTAATCGATCAAGGCAATGAGGCTTTTAACGAGTTTGTGAGCCAATTTCCAAACTGCGACCGCCAGCAGTTAAGAAACTTATTACGCAATGCGCAAAAAGATAAAAGCCAAAACAAGCCACCAGCCAATGCACGCAAACTATTTAAGCTCGTACAACAAGTGCTAGCTGAAGCTTAA
- a CDS encoding HPr family phosphocarrier protein, with protein sequence MKEQQIQIINKLGLHARAATKFANTAKQYGADIEVEFDGKSIDGKSIMSLMLLAAAKGSELTIRCNGKDEQKAMKGLCSLINNRFDEDE encoded by the coding sequence ATGAAGGAACAACAAATTCAAATTATTAACAAGCTCGGTTTACACGCCCGAGCGGCCACAAAGTTTGCAAATACAGCAAAACAATATGGGGCAGATATCGAAGTCGAATTTGATGGCAAATCAATTGATGGTAAAAGCATCATGTCACTGATGCTTTTGGCCGCAGCCAAAGGCAGTGAGCTTACTATTCGCTGTAATGGTAAAGACGAGCAAAAGGCCATGAAGGGTCTTTGCAGCTTAATCAACAACCGCTTTGACGAAGACGAATAA
- a CDS encoding nucleoside triphosphate pyrophosphatase has protein sequence MTLLKCLNLNSGSPRRRELLDQIAVPYEVVSAEIDETPFAGEHAQDYVLRLAEAKARAGYELLADAPCLGSDTSVVFTATADGTELIMGKPKDQQDAERMLSLLSGTWHSVFSSVCIFDGTKAYCRVSESRVRMRKLSKAEILRYWHSKEPLGKAGAYAIQGLGAMFIEELKGSYSGVMGLPLAETAELLDLMALKHGLTA, from the coding sequence ATGACGTTGCTTAAGTGTTTAAACTTGAATTCAGGCTCACCTCGTAGGCGAGAGCTGCTAGACCAAATCGCTGTGCCCTACGAGGTAGTTAGCGCTGAGATTGATGAAACGCCTTTTGCAGGGGAGCATGCTCAAGATTATGTCTTGCGTTTAGCCGAGGCCAAGGCTCGTGCCGGTTACGAGTTGTTAGCGGATGCCCCTTGCTTAGGCTCGGATACATCGGTTGTTTTTACGGCTACGGCTGATGGTACGGAGCTGATTATGGGCAAGCCTAAAGATCAGCAAGATGCAGAGCGAATGCTCAGCTTACTTTCTGGCACTTGGCACAGTGTGTTCAGTTCGGTATGTATATTTGATGGCACTAAAGCATATTGTCGAGTGTCAGAGTCTAGAGTGCGCATGCGAAAATTAAGCAAGGCCGAAATACTACGTTATTGGCACTCTAAAGAGCCTTTGGGTAAAGCCGGTGCTTATGCCATTCAAGGTTTAGGTGCCATGTTTATAGAAGAGCTTAAGGGGTCCTATTCTGGCGTGATGGGTTTGCCTTTAGCAGAAACGGCCGAATTATTGGATTTAATGGCGCTTAAGCATGGTTTAACGGCTTAA
- the mreD gene encoding rod shape-determining protein MreD, which yields MVIRRHPLRFFIVFTCACLASLLFAIVPLSPALSPLRPELVCLVVFFFLLYCPQYLSLALVFFVGLLQDLVELGIWGAHAFALVMSAYIILSAEHRLRSYGVWRQTLWISVLIGLHQVLVNWVQGLAGYAVAPHVLLCSVLSTSIFWPFMYLLAPKLLRLLRLA from the coding sequence ATGGTCATTCGCCGCCACCCCTTACGCTTTTTTATTGTTTTTACCTGTGCGTGTTTAGCCTCCCTGTTATTTGCGATTGTGCCTCTATCGCCGGCCTTAAGCCCTTTAAGGCCCGAGCTCGTGTGCTTGGTTGTCTTTTTTTTCCTGCTTTATTGCCCTCAATATTTGAGCCTTGCCTTGGTTTTTTTCGTAGGTTTGTTGCAAGATCTTGTTGAGCTAGGAATTTGGGGGGCACACGCTTTTGCCTTGGTTATGAGCGCTTATATTATATTAAGCGCCGAGCACCGCCTTCGTAGCTATGGGGTTTGGCGGCAAACACTTTGGATAAGTGTATTAATTGGATTACATCAGGTGCTGGTGAATTGGGTGCAGGGGCTTGCGGGTTATGCCGTTGCTCCTCATGTGCTACTTTGCTCAGTGTTGAGCACCTCCATTTTCTGGCCTTTTATGTACTTATTAGCACCTAAGCTCTTACGTTTATTGAGGTTGGCTTAA
- the rapZ gene encoding RNase adapter RapZ: MQILVISGRSGSGKTTALNLLEDEGYTCIDNLPLSLLPALTEQIRKAHNPNTARLAIGIDARNIDGDLSVLPSLLESLKKDSDNFRILYLDTGKEVLLRRFSETRRKHPLSNKNTGLHEAISSEDLILAPIAALADVTIDTSNLNLHELRSAVKRQLIDNERDGIAITLTSFGFKFGVPVDSDFMFDVRCLPNPYWQAELRGYSGLEQPVINFLKDQDPVQQMAADIESFARKWIPSFEDNNRSYINIAIGCTGGMHRSVFLSEHIAACLRDNYKNVQTRHRQLSAKYMAPVR, encoded by the coding sequence ATGCAAATTTTGGTGATATCCGGCCGATCCGGCTCAGGTAAAACAACCGCGCTCAACCTGTTAGAGGATGAGGGTTACACCTGCATCGACAATTTGCCGCTGAGCCTGCTACCTGCCCTTACTGAACAAATACGCAAGGCTCACAACCCCAACACTGCACGCCTTGCCATTGGCATTGATGCGCGCAATATTGATGGCGACCTAAGTGTGCTGCCAAGCTTACTTGAGTCACTTAAAAAAGACTCCGACAACTTCCGTATACTCTATCTAGATACAGGCAAAGAAGTCTTATTACGCCGCTTTAGCGAAACGCGCCGCAAACACCCACTAAGTAACAAAAACACAGGTTTGCACGAAGCGATCAGCAGTGAGGATTTAATCCTTGCCCCCATAGCAGCACTGGCAGATGTCACCATTGACACCAGCAACCTAAACTTACACGAACTACGCAGTGCCGTTAAACGTCAACTCATCGACAATGAGCGTGACGGCATTGCGATCACCTTGACTTCTTTTGGCTTTAAATTTGGCGTACCTGTAGATTCAGACTTTATGTTTGATGTGCGCTGCTTACCCAACCCCTATTGGCAAGCAGAACTTAGAGGCTATTCAGGGCTCGAACAACCCGTCATCAACTTTTTAAAAGACCAAGATCCCGTGCAGCAAATGGCTGCCGATATAGAATCATTTGCTCGGAAGTGGATTCCTAGCTTTGAAGACAATAACCGCAGTTACATCAACATAGCAATTGGCTGCACCGGAGGCATGCACCGCAGTGTATTCCTTAGCGAGCACATTGCTGCATGCCTGCGCGACAACTATAAAAATGTTCAGACTCGCCACCGCCAACTCAGCGCAAAATATATGGCGCCGGTCCGATAA
- the rng gene encoding ribonuclease G: MSDEILVNVGPTETRDALVENGVLQEVYIERVHSKGYVGNIYKGKVVRVLPGMQAAFVDIGQERAGFIHVADLSPRDENGVEIRLNEQSDIRNYLRQGQELVVQVIKDPISTKGARLTSHLSISARYLVYMPYTAHVGISARIEDDSERERLKNAVHELSAEYKDEYNVGGFIVRTAAESATVEDFRADIPFVFRVWGDVEEKIKNTQAPAVVYEDMPLYMRTIRDLMRPNIEKVRIDSREAFQRMQSFAKHYAPEIGSKLEHYPGERPIFDLYGVESELSKALEVKVGLKSGGYLLIEQTEAMTTIDVNTGAFVGHRNLEETIFKTNLEAASAIARQLRLRNIGGIIILDFIDMLDEEHQRQILRTLEKNLDRDRVKTSITGVSELGLVEMTRKRTSESLTQMLCEPCPVCQGRGKLKSAESICYEIFREILRESRAYESKNFMVLASQVVIDRLLDEESANVADLELFIEGTIRFQVEGIYHQEQYDIILSQ, translated from the coding sequence ATGAGTGATGAGATACTGGTCAATGTTGGGCCAACTGAAACACGTGATGCTCTGGTAGAGAACGGTGTTTTACAGGAGGTTTATATTGAGCGTGTTCACAGTAAGGGCTACGTAGGTAATATTTACAAGGGTAAAGTCGTAAGAGTGCTGCCGGGTATGCAGGCGGCATTTGTCGATATTGGCCAAGAGCGCGCGGGTTTTATTCATGTCGCCGACTTATCTCCTCGTGATGAAAATGGTGTAGAGATTCGCTTAAATGAACAAAGCGATATTCGAAATTATTTACGCCAAGGCCAAGAGCTTGTTGTTCAGGTTATTAAAGATCCTATTAGCACTAAAGGTGCGCGTTTAACGAGCCACTTGAGCATCAGTGCACGCTATTTGGTCTACATGCCTTATACCGCTCATGTTGGTATTTCTGCTCGTATTGAGGATGACAGTGAAAGAGAGCGCTTAAAAAATGCGGTGCATGAGCTTTCAGCTGAATATAAAGATGAGTACAACGTAGGCGGCTTTATTGTGCGTACTGCTGCGGAGTCTGCCACGGTTGAAGATTTTCGTGCAGACATTCCTTTTGTGTTTCGCGTCTGGGGCGACGTTGAAGAGAAGATAAAAAACACTCAGGCCCCAGCTGTTGTTTATGAAGACATGCCGTTGTATATGCGTACTATTCGGGATTTGATGCGACCAAATATTGAGAAGGTTCGCATCGACTCACGAGAAGCGTTTCAGCGCATGCAAAGTTTTGCCAAGCACTATGCGCCTGAAATTGGCTCAAAACTCGAGCATTACCCCGGCGAGCGACCTATTTTTGACTTATACGGTGTTGAGAGTGAGCTGAGTAAGGCACTAGAGGTAAAAGTTGGTTTAAAGTCGGGTGGTTATTTGCTTATCGAACAAACTGAGGCAATGACAACCATTGATGTGAATACCGGCGCTTTTGTTGGCCATCGAAATTTAGAAGAAACTATTTTTAAAACGAATTTAGAAGCCGCTTCTGCCATTGCTCGACAACTGCGTTTACGCAATATTGGCGGCATTATTATTCTCGACTTTATTGATATGCTCGACGAAGAGCATCAGCGCCAAATTTTGCGCACTTTAGAGAAGAACCTCGATCGTGATCGTGTCAAAACCAGTATTACCGGTGTTTCCGAGCTTGGGTTGGTGGAGATGACACGCAAGCGTACCAGTGAGTCATTAACGCAGATGTTATGTGAGCCCTGTCCTGTCTGTCAGGGGCGCGGGAAATTAAAGTCTGCTGAAAGTATTTGCTACGAAATATTTCGTGAAATTCTGCGTGAAAGCAGGGCTTATGAAAGTAAGAATTTTATGGTGCTCGCATCACAAGTTGTTATTGATCGCTTGCTTGATGAGGAGTCCGCTAATGTTGCCGATCTGGAATTATTTATTGAAGGAACAATACGGTTTCAGGTAGAAGGAATTTATCATCAGGAGCAGTACGATATTATTCTCTCTCAATAG
- the mgtE gene encoding magnesium transporter — protein MQQAEELNNQTQAHLGRVQQLLGQGTTWQLSQMVNGLRPVEIARLLSSAPPASRALIWDLVDKNVLGEVLEELPEDIRSSYLNNIEAEDIAELTEGLETDDVVDILQQLPEQVIQEVLGAMDNQDRERVEKVLPYAEDTAGGLTNTDTITVRPRFTLDVVLRYLRLHPELPPSTDALIVVNRKDDYLGLLPLATLLTTDPNTTVREVMVTDENAIRADMADAEVAKLFEQHDWISAPVVDEKGKLLGRITIDDVVDVIRDEADHSLMSMAGLDEDEDTFAPVRKSTPRRAMWLGINLITALLASSVINLFQGTIDKVVALAVLMPIVASMGGVAGSQTLTMVIRGMATGQIGSNNLKWLINRELGVGMINGLLWATIMGIIAGFWFQDPIISVIIGAAMVINLLVAALAGAVLPSILKAMKIDPALAGGVTLTTITDVIGFLSFLGLATIFYA, from the coding sequence ATGCAGCAGGCTGAAGAGCTGAACAATCAGACTCAGGCACATCTAGGGCGAGTACAGCAGTTACTCGGCCAAGGCACCACTTGGCAGCTCAGCCAAATGGTCAACGGCTTGCGCCCTGTAGAGATTGCCCGCTTGCTCTCTTCCGCCCCACCAGCGTCACGCGCCCTAATCTGGGACCTAGTTGATAAAAATGTACTCGGTGAAGTACTCGAAGAGCTACCCGAAGATATACGCAGCAGCTACCTAAACAATATCGAAGCCGAGGACATTGCCGAGTTAACCGAAGGTCTCGAAACGGATGATGTGGTAGACATCCTGCAACAACTGCCTGAGCAAGTTATTCAAGAAGTGCTCGGCGCGATGGACAACCAAGACCGCGAACGCGTAGAAAAAGTTCTACCCTATGCCGAAGACACTGCAGGCGGCCTAACCAACACAGATACTATTACGGTTCGCCCGCGTTTTACTCTCGATGTGGTACTGCGTTATTTGCGCTTGCACCCAGAATTACCCCCTTCAACAGATGCGCTTATTGTTGTTAACCGCAAAGATGATTACTTAGGCCTATTACCTTTAGCGACCCTACTGACAACAGACCCAAACACCACTGTGCGGGAAGTCATGGTCACCGATGAAAACGCGATCCGCGCCGATATGGCCGACGCAGAAGTCGCTAAGCTATTCGAACAACACGACTGGATTTCAGCCCCCGTTGTTGACGAAAAAGGCAAACTTCTAGGCCGAATTACCATTGATGACGTGGTTGATGTTATTCGTGACGAAGCCGATCACAGCTTAATGAGCATGGCGGGCCTCGATGAAGATGAAGATACCTTTGCACCAGTCAGGAAAAGCACCCCTCGCCGAGCGATGTGGCTGGGAATTAATTTAATAACAGCTCTACTTGCATCATCGGTGATCAACCTCTTCCAAGGTACTATCGACAAGGTCGTAGCTCTAGCAGTGCTAATGCCCATTGTTGCCTCCATGGGGGGCGTAGCAGGCTCCCAAACCCTAACTATGGTGATACGGGGTATGGCCACAGGCCAAATTGGCTCCAATAATTTAAAATGGCTAATTAACAGAGAGCTAGGGGTAGGCATGATTAACGGCCTACTCTGGGCTACGATTATGGGCATTATCGCTGGTTTTTGGTTTCAAGACCCTATCATCTCCGTCATTATCGGTGCCGCAATGGTCATTAACTTATTAGTTGCAGCGCTTGCCGGAGCAGTACTACCCTCTATCTTAAAAGCTATGAAAATAGACCCAGCCTTGGCCGGAGGGGTCACTTTAACCACCATTACCGATGTGATTGGTTTCCTCTCATTCCTAGGTTTAGCGACTATTTTTTACGCCTAA
- the mreC gene encoding rod shape-determining protein MreC → MFIYAPLFSSARSIAVDISVPFHWLSDLPERTGLWADDRLSSRAALIHENQALRSENLILNQKLQKNAALEAENFRLRQLLNASDAVQTRVLIGEIVGVAPDPQVHKVLINRGSNNGVYEGQAVLDAFGLMGQVVEVGEQQSVALLITDATHALPVQVNRNGVRLVADGVGTLESLILRHVANTVDIQVGDLLVSSGLGLVFPAGYPVAEVTEVEVDPGRAFARVKAAPKAQMNRSRHVLLVFEDKKGG, encoded by the coding sequence TTGTTTATCTATGCCCCGTTGTTTTCTTCTGCACGAAGTATTGCTGTTGATATCAGTGTGCCCTTCCATTGGTTAAGTGATTTGCCAGAGCGTACGGGCCTTTGGGCCGATGATAGGCTTAGCTCTCGTGCGGCTTTGATCCATGAGAACCAAGCTTTGCGCTCTGAAAACTTAATTCTCAATCAAAAATTGCAAAAAAACGCTGCGTTAGAGGCTGAGAACTTTCGCCTTCGTCAGTTGTTAAATGCTTCCGATGCTGTACAAACGCGTGTCTTGATTGGTGAAATTGTTGGTGTTGCTCCGGATCCTCAGGTTCATAAGGTGCTGATTAATCGCGGTAGTAATAATGGGGTTTATGAGGGACAGGCTGTGCTGGATGCCTTTGGGCTTATGGGGCAGGTTGTTGAGGTTGGCGAGCAGCAGAGTGTGGCGCTACTTATCACTGATGCAACACATGCCCTTCCTGTGCAGGTCAATCGCAATGGGGTTCGCCTGGTTGCCGATGGTGTTGGTACGCTTGAGAGTTTAATTTTGAGGCATGTTGCTAATACGGTTGATATTCAGGTTGGTGACTTGTTAGTCAGTTCTGGTTTGGGCTTGGTATTTCCTGCGGGGTATCCGGTGGCGGAGGTTACTGAAGTGGAGGTGGATCCAGGTCGTGCTTTCGCTCGAGTTAAAGCGGCACCCAAGGCGCAGATGAATCGCAGTCGTCATGTTCTGCTTGTTTTTGAAGATAAAAAGGGCGGCTAA
- a CDS encoding YhdP family protein gives MFKRHLRLLTRRFWGFILGSIIAFAVLVQIGRQAFPLLNDYRHVIADSLGAQLGVDVELLGIAAQWKGLKPQIVLGQLQIKNNDGQEIFHVDTALAELSILDSIAQRGLAWRTIVFENFSTTIEQRQDNSWGIKGYSGGTANTESSFAFDDPLDIFLFGRRVEIRSAELNFEFLNGKTSQLDIPVISLENDRFFHRLSANFNLNDQESLRVVVEGYGDPRNEQRFSASAYIQLKQIPVDDIYAALKKVEQQIAVEDQTGASALDKFADDRGQGKLDFELWLDGSPKDGVSAKGRISLTGLPHDIQKNIALPESLTADVSGFWQRAKGWNLSLQDMSIIFSGEPLPFDTFSFYGKDASVGLRIAHFNIGDLSQHFLRANEGRDHPVVNVIRSLNLSGQLSDVDLAYVGEERGWFNLRAQLKDGYSAAFMGSPELKNIDGYVESSLFGGFVNADIRNEPFSLFLPKVFDQAFTLDNVKGQLAWRVDLEQRKAFLHSAQLSSLTEDRYVSGFFSMVLPFSSDVGEPSLDLSIYADRAPATSYSQYVPRMVPDELDRWLALAIRDGQASNINVFYHGSVSLNPKQAALFQLDLAVDNASLKFDEHWPELSAVSAKLSLDDNVFNAEVRQAELDGNDVSYARVSVGKNAKAVHELNVQADINGALTDAQVFLLDSPIADSVESFLSSWQLLGRHKSRFHLTLPFQNMERDLDYSVSTQLVGAELYMPRLNLRYEDINGAFAVNKSHLVQAKALTAKLWDKPISLGIQTHKDLSEMDVHFTGEVNVDALQAWSKRPELFALSGDFSVKGLLNLPLSESANTEGLNLDLSSNLKNSSIDLPGALKKEAGETGLFELSIQQLDYGLRYHYQHNNQFELLLDSYDADLAVNTQVVSEHAPQDSTALHITIGESLPEQERLKPGLSLITGYLDEVSYEQWSSWLERLLEQEKRFDPEEQESDGFQARIELNVGNFVFADLSMPSVALNIDGNNRRWRFEGKSEQFDGAVTLPLGDGPLLLDFDYLSVYEGEHGSLSAADEFSDFDLDEPRVSALSDFDLSSVAAMQVSIQELRMHDQDYGHWFFDVVPIEQGLRFESIEAEVRHLKIGAAQGGQFIWTKDEQGQHHSALTARIQTEDVGQALEAWGQERMLESRLAWFDLDVSWSAEPDMPQLEILNGNLELELHKGSFIRGADAGENPLLRLIALFNFDTFARRLRLDFSDLAAKGFAYDKVHAKMRFNEGLASLDEPMLVESSSSKMRMAGDIDIVNETLDTELAVTLPVAGNIVVATAFLAGLPAGLGVYVISKMFSKQVDKASSISYSVRGAWEDPKIKVLKVFNDDVENKPSKAEHEVRTETKFDTGNTKSTMESELNKHGEGSPENRSMISRTELLQ, from the coding sequence GTGTTTAAGCGGCATTTGCGATTGCTTACTCGACGCTTCTGGGGGTTTATCCTCGGAAGCATCATTGCGTTTGCCGTCTTGGTTCAAATAGGTCGGCAGGCCTTCCCTTTGCTTAATGATTATCGCCACGTTATTGCCGACTCCCTTGGTGCTCAATTAGGGGTCGACGTAGAGCTCTTAGGTATAGCCGCCCAATGGAAGGGGTTGAAGCCGCAGATAGTGCTTGGTCAGTTGCAAATTAAAAATAATGATGGCCAAGAAATATTTCATGTTGATACCGCATTAGCAGAACTTAGCATCCTTGATAGTATTGCGCAGCGGGGCTTGGCTTGGCGCACCATCGTATTTGAGAATTTTTCCACTACAATTGAACAGCGCCAAGATAATAGCTGGGGCATTAAAGGTTATAGCGGTGGCACTGCAAATACGGAAAGCTCCTTTGCTTTTGATGACCCTCTAGATATTTTCTTATTTGGACGACGTGTAGAAATTCGTTCTGCTGAGCTAAATTTCGAGTTTTTAAATGGCAAAACTAGCCAGCTTGATATTCCTGTTATTTCACTTGAAAACGATCGTTTTTTTCATCGTTTGAGTGCAAACTTCAATTTGAATGACCAAGAAAGTTTACGTGTGGTTGTTGAAGGTTACGGTGACCCTCGTAACGAGCAGCGCTTTTCTGCGAGTGCTTATATTCAGCTTAAACAGATTCCCGTTGATGATATCTATGCAGCGCTTAAGAAGGTAGAGCAGCAGATCGCGGTTGAGGATCAAACTGGTGCTAGCGCCTTAGACAAGTTTGCAGATGATCGAGGCCAGGGTAAGTTAGACTTTGAGTTGTGGCTTGATGGCTCTCCCAAAGATGGGGTTTCTGCTAAGGGGCGTATTTCGCTGACGGGCCTGCCTCACGATATACAAAAGAATATTGCTTTACCTGAAAGTTTGACGGCCGATGTCAGTGGTTTTTGGCAGCGAGCAAAAGGCTGGAACTTAAGCTTGCAAGATATGTCCATTATTTTTTCAGGTGAGCCACTTCCTTTTGATACCTTTAGTTTTTACGGTAAAGATGCCAGCGTTGGCCTACGTATAGCGCATTTTAATATCGGTGATTTAAGTCAGCACTTTTTGAGGGCTAATGAAGGGCGTGATCACCCTGTTGTTAATGTCATCCGTTCGCTTAACTTAAGTGGGCAGTTAAGCGATGTGGATCTTGCTTACGTTGGCGAAGAGCGGGGCTGGTTTAATTTACGAGCACAGCTTAAAGACGGTTATTCAGCCGCTTTTATGGGTAGCCCAGAACTTAAAAATATCGATGGCTACGTTGAAAGTTCATTGTTTGGTGGTTTTGTAAATGCCGATATCCGCAACGAGCCTTTTAGTTTGTTTTTACCCAAGGTATTTGATCAAGCTTTTACCCTAGACAATGTTAAAGGGCAGCTGGCTTGGCGTGTGGATTTAGAACAGCGTAAAGCTTTTTTACATAGTGCCCAGCTCAGCTCTTTAACGGAAGATCGTTACGTTAGTGGCTTTTTCTCAATGGTTTTGCCTTTTTCTAGCGATGTGGGAGAGCCGAGTTTGGATTTGTCTATTTATGCTGATCGGGCTCCGGCAACAAGCTACTCTCAATATGTACCTAGGATGGTGCCAGATGAGCTAGATCGCTGGTTGGCATTGGCGATTCGTGACGGTCAAGCAAGCAACATTAATGTTTTTTATCATGGCTCGGTGTCTCTAAATCCTAAGCAGGCTGCTTTGTTTCAGCTTGATTTGGCAGTCGATAACGCCAGCTTAAAATTTGATGAGCACTGGCCAGAGCTCAGTGCTGTATCTGCGAAGTTAAGCTTGGATGACAATGTATTTAACGCTGAAGTTAGACAAGCTGAACTTGATGGTAATGATGTGAGTTATGCTCGTGTCAGTGTGGGTAAAAACGCTAAGGCTGTGCATGAGCTTAATGTGCAGGCCGATATTAATGGCGCGCTTACCGATGCTCAGGTTTTTTTATTGGATAGCCCTATTGCCGATTCTGTTGAAAGCTTTTTGTCCTCATGGCAGCTGTTGGGAAGGCACAAAAGCCGCTTTCATTTAACCCTGCCTTTTCAGAATATGGAACGAGATCTGGATTATTCTGTTAGCACTCAGCTTGTTGGTGCTGAATTATATATGCCAAGGCTCAATTTAAGGTATGAGGATATTAATGGTGCTTTCGCTGTTAATAAAAGTCACTTGGTTCAAGCTAAAGCTTTAACGGCTAAGCTTTGGGATAAGCCAATTTCACTCGGTATTCAAACGCATAAAGATCTGAGTGAGATGGATGTACATTTCACCGGTGAAGTAAATGTAGATGCTCTACAAGCATGGTCAAAGCGCCCCGAATTATTTGCTTTATCAGGAGATTTTTCTGTAAAGGGTTTATTGAATTTACCACTTTCTGAAAGTGCAAATACTGAGGGCTTAAACCTAGATCTTTCGAGTAACTTAAAAAATAGCAGTATCGATTTACCAGGAGCTTTAAAAAAAGAGGCTGGGGAAACTGGTTTGTTTGAGCTGTCTATTCAGCAGCTTGATTACGGTCTACGTTATCACTATCAACACAATAACCAGTTTGAATTGTTATTAGATAGTTATGATGCTGACCTTGCGGTTAATACCCAAGTGGTATCTGAGCATGCTCCGCAAGACTCTACAGCCTTGCATATAACTATTGGCGAAAGCTTGCCCGAGCAAGAGCGCTTAAAGCCGGGTCTATCGCTTATTACTGGTTATCTCGATGAAGTGAGTTACGAGCAGTGGAGTTCTTGGCTTGAGCGTTTATTAGAACAAGAGAAACGTTTTGACCCTGAAGAACAAGAGTCAGATGGCTTCCAAGCTCGTATAGAGTTGAATGTCGGTAACTTTGTTTTTGCTGATTTAAGCATGCCTAGTGTGGCATTAAATATAGATGGTAATAATCGGCGTTGGCGCTTTGAGGGGAAAAGTGAGCAGTTTGATGGCGCGGTGACGCTACCTTTAGGTGATGGGCCCCTACTATTAGACTTTGACTACTTAAGTGTTTATGAAGGCGAGCACGGCAGTTTAAGCGCCGCGGATGAATTTAGTGATTTTGATTTAGATGAGCCTCGTGTTAGCGCCTTAAGTGATTTTGACTTGAGTTCAGTTGCAGCGATGCAGGTAAGCATTCAAGAGTTACGTATGCATGATCAAGATTATGGTCACTGGTTCTTTGATGTAGTGCCAATAGAGCAAGGTTTACGTTTTGAGTCGATTGAGGCTGAAGTGCGTCACTTAAAAATTGGGGCCGCTCAGGGAGGGCAGTTTATCTGGACGAAAGACGAGCAAGGCCAGCACCACAGCGCATTAACCGCTCGAATTCAAACCGAAGATGTAGGTCAAGCATTGGAGGCCTGGGGGCAGGAGCGAATGCTTGAGAGTCGCTTAGCTTGGTTTGATTTAGATGTAAGCTGGAGTGCCGAGCCGGATATGCCGCAACTGGAAATACTTAACGGTAACTTAGAGCTTGAATTGCATAAAGGTAGCTTTATTCGAGGCGCTGATGCTGGGGAAAATCCATTATTAAGGCTTATTGCTTTGTTTAATTTTGATACTTTTGCAAGGCGCCTGCGTTTGGATTTCTCTGACCTTGCAGCTAAAGGTTTTGCTTATGATAAAGTTCACGCAAAAATGCGTTTTAATGAAGGTTTGGCGAGCTTAGATGAGCCTATGCTAGTAGAAAGTAGCTCTTCAAAAATGCGTATGGCTGGTGATATAGATATTGTTAATGAAACCTTAGATACGGAGCTGGCTGTTACCCTTCCGGTTGCAGGTAATATTGTTGTTGCCACAGCTTTTCTTGCAGGTCTGCCCGCAGGGCTTGGGGTATATGTTATCAGTAAGATGTTTAGTAAGCAGGTCGATAAAGCATCCAGTATTAGCTACAGCGTTCGCGGGGCTTGGGAAGACCCGAAAATTAAAGTGTTAAAAGTCTTTAATGACGATGTAGAAAATAAACCCAGTAAGGCTGAGCATGAAGTTCGTACTGAGACTAAATTTGATACTGGTAATACTAAAAGCACAATGGAATCTGAGCTTAATAAACATGGTGAAGGCTCACCAGAAAATAGATCAATGATCTCTCGTACTGAGCTTCTTCAGTAG